From Mercenaria mercenaria strain notata chromosome 17, MADL_Memer_1, whole genome shotgun sequence, the proteins below share one genomic window:
- the LOC123558425 gene encoding uncharacterized protein LOC123558425 has protein sequence MVEGSIDENSKMYSQLLNISSSKNDMNLHSRLLSCKGDLVSVEARYHRGSKNKNCLSKYLLNLASPNTDKVLDQSILEKVCTQLKNELHIEIETKQSVLELTDLKSRMIELFEKHGMEIGVSMMRTNRLKVAFGKVWPELMFIPREGTTDLVCSREIDVDEALAKYVKLEKSFQSAAEQNDIEECLSSVFLDENANENTVLYEAAVILRRRIQQSHGLDNMYFSEDEININEQVKFLDPLLFQFVNWVASDSKLEDSHNDPDQRIVSVCSDITYLVKHVITPKHLGLSIYLHHSFGSKKLIEDLHSHGYTLSYNEYRQFLTSAALHASSMQKKTFSGAIIPAHMSREERPDDDLIVVAADNWDHNEATLSGKQSTHAMTSILVTGRNRCASERIPRVSERSINLSSLPGVGLSNTLVYKKPTSRPIPPLSPVEISELKPSEPAETQKMRTNELMYNINRLVTTECLPWTVFQTHAFPDSVQEPSEIVYNPIIMAPPNDPNTVYTTLKRTKEQVNALGQSVCPVIFDMGLLTKALEIVWSRPEEFEGVVPIEGGMHFLMSLFGGIGFIYGDAGLKHLLVESDVFARNTADHILSGKDFDRALRALLMVDEVLNRRLLINFFRWAEDYGHTIPLSLFEKFKLLNIRSNGSDTVLAEIGNQIEVTISPLLKMFRAEGRLNSPLFQFWDDYLTHVSLPLKLYLAASRHALWDTYMYSKTILLPFLFCSNRTVYARYMPYMVMNMNRLPDTLLDSFQKGKFVAKLTDGTFNCVWIDYVLEVTQNKSLKSSGGIVGITHNDSALMRWFLSRPLTAKYAMEFQSGQKPSHHDPGKHHTDTPYHRKACNESVDQMLKLFEEDTFIDPFCLTSPPSTLTNMATGVPAPPEIAASLLGCHITGETMLHNFERDRFQVKGEQPPKKKFFDPMPRTKVKTMGATKASVKLKNKTLNINGEEMYLRLLAINAYKKVPLERVVSFENAPAPLSLFADDGTMCSTKKSDFMQKLENLAGPENVIRNCSDISHIDSVVFDGMAIIQMLQPRMSKATYQQMAEAFWDHILRLSAGVLNVHVVFDRYDENSLKMQTREKRGENVLSIAPVSIQPNMVIGDWKRVLTSSRSSSELTKLFTMYVAANSHVLLLDGVEVFVSGGLYDKVLRMTNEYVAYDKSLFSTQEEADTRMLLHLVHAASEGAKNAVLFSPDTDVLVLLVHHYSCLGLSELYFRTGTKGMHSDNTRYIKVHTIHSKLLPANRSILLTVYCMTGCDTCSAFYGIGKKKAYNILCQHAANLSGLASLGETTEINQTQISAATYFVGLLYGHDKCLSLNLLRRFLVQAGKVKPRKLPPTSNSFLLHLLRCVYQLYIWRNALTPYVDLPDPLDFGYTKSGSGLYTPQFMSQPMSPPELLNDMVCTCDNQCKDDCVCSSNEQPCTSACQCEGSLDSQSICQNLFTMLANICSDDEDDI, from the exons ATGGTTGAAGGATCAATTGatgaaaattctaaaatgtattcACAACTATTAAATATATCTTCATCAAAAAATGACATGAACTTACACTCAAGATTGTTAAGTTGTAAAGGAGATTTGGTGTCTGTGGAGGCTAGATATCATAGGGgcagtaaaaacaaaaattgctTGTCTAAGTATCTGCTGAATTTGGCTAGCCCAAATACTGATAAAGTTCTTGACCAGAGCATTTTAGAAAAAGTATGTACACAGTTGAAAAATGAGTTACATATTGAGattgaaacaaaacaaagtgtACTTGAATTGACTGATTTAAAATCGAGAATGATTGAACTTTTTGAAAAACACGGAATGGAAATTGGAGTTTCGATGATGCGCACTAACAGATTAAAAGTTGCCTTTGGAAAAGTTTGGCCGGAACTTATGTTTATTCCACGGGAAGGTACCACCGACCTCGTTTGTTCACGAGAGATTGATGTTGATGAAGCGTTAGCAAAGTATGTCAAGTTAGAGAAGTCTTTTCAGTCGGCAGCCGAACAGAATGATATTGAAGAATGCCTGTCCAGTGTATTCTTAGatgaaaatgcaaatgaaaacaCAGTTTTGTATGAAGCAGCTGTTATATTGAGAAGACGAATTCAGCAGTCACATGGCCTTGACAATATGTACTTTTCTGAAGATGAGATCAACATTAACGAACAGGTCAAATTCTTAGATCCTTTATTGTTCCAATTTGTAAATTGGGTAGCCTCTGATTCAAAACTAGAAGATAGTCATAATGATCCAGACCAGAGAATAGTATCTGTGTGTTCAGATATCACATATCTAGTTAAACATGTGATAACTCCCAAACACCTCGGATTATCCATATATCTCCACCACTCATTCGGGAGTAAGAAATTGATAGAGGATTTACACAGTCACGGATACACATTGTCTTACAACGAATATAGACAGTTCTTAACATCTGCAGCATTACATGCATCATCCATGCAGAAGAAGACATTTTcag GTGCAATTATCCCTGCTCATATGTCACGGGAAGAAAGACCTGATGATGACCTAATCGTAGTTGCAGCGGACAACTGGGACCACAACGAAGCAACGCTTAGTGGGAAACAGTCTACACATGCCATGACAAGTATCCTGGTAACTGGAAGAAACCGGTGTGCATCAGAGCGCATACCTAGAGTGTCAGAACGGTCAATCAATCTATCAAGTCTACcag GTGTTGGACTATCAAATACTCTGGTGTACAAGAAACCTACAAGCAGGCCAATTCCACCATTATCTCCAGTTGAGATCAGCGAACTCAAACCATCCGAGCCCGCCGAAACTCAGAAGATGCGCACAAATGAGTTAATGTATAACATTAATCGATTAGTAACCACTGAATGTCTGCCGTGGACTGTTTTTCAAACACATGCATTTCCTGATTCAGTTCAAGAACCATCTGAAATTGTGTATAATCCAATCATCATGGCACCTCCAAATGATCCAAACACTGTTTACACAACACTTAAACGCACAAAAGAGCAAGTAAATGCATTGGGTCAATCTGTGTGTCCAGTAATATTTGATATGGGTTTGTTGACCAAAGCTCTGGAAATTGTGTGGTCTAGACCTGAGGAATTTGAAGGTGTTGTACCGATTGAGGGTGGAATGCATTTTCTGATGAGTCTTTTTGGTGGTATCGGATTTATCTATGGTGATGCTGGGCTGAAACACTTATTGGTTGAGTCAGACGTTTTTGCTCGAAACACCGCTGATCATATACTGTCAGGCAAAGACTTTGATCGTGCACTTCGAGCATTGCTTATGGTTGACGAAGTGCTAAACAGGCGCCTGTTGATTAATTTTTTCAGATGGGCAGAGGACTATGGCCACACTATCCCGCTGTCGCTTTTTGAGAAGTTTAAGCTTCTCAACATTAGATCAAATGGATCTGACACAGTGTTGGCTGAAATCGGCAACCAGATCGAGGTGACAATCAGCCCACTTTTGAAAATGTTTCGTGCTGAAGGTAGGCTCAATTCACCACTATTTCAGTTCTGGGATGATTACTTGACTCATGTTTCTTTGCCCCTCAAACTCTACCTTGCAGCTTCAAGGCATGCACTCTGGGATACCTATATGTACAGTAAGACCATATTGTTGCCGTTTCTCTTTTGTTCGAACCGCACTGTGTATGCACGGTACATGCCTTACATGGTGATGAACATGAACCGTCTGCCAGATACTCTATTAGATAGTTTTCAGAAAGGCAAGTTCGTAGCAAAACTCACAGATGGCACGTTTAATTGTGTTTGGATTGATTACGTATTGGAGGTCACTCAGaataaaagtctgaaatcatCAGGTGGAATAGTTGGAATAACACACAATGACAGTGCTTTGATGCGATGGTTCCTATCAAGACCATTAACAGCCAAGTATGCAATGGAGTTTCAATCAGGGCAGAAACCATCACACCATGACCCTGGGAAACATCACACAGATACTCCTTACCATAGGAAAGCATGCAATGAGTCTGTTGATCAAATGCTTAAGCTCTTTGAAGAGGATACCTTCATTGATCCGTTTTGTCTGACTTCACCCCCATCTACCCTTACAAACATGGCCACCGGTGTGCCAGCCCCACCAGAGATTGCTGCAAGTCTATTGGGATGTCACATTACTGGTGAAACGATGTTGCACAATTTTGAACGTGACCGATTTCAGGTGAAAGGTGAACAGCCACCGAAGAAAAAATTCTTTGATCCAATGCCTCGAACAAAGGTAAAGACAATGGGAGCCACAAAGGCATCAgtaaaactaaaaaacaagaCCCTTAACATCAATGGCGAAGAGATGTACCTCAGATTACTTGCCATCAATGCATACAAGAAGGTTCCATTGGAACGTGTTGTTTCCTTCGAGAATGCCCCAGCTCCCTTAagtttgtttgcagatgatggTACGATGTGTTCAACCAAAAAATCAGATTTCATGCAGAAGTTAGAAAATCTTGCCGGACCTGAAAATGTTATCAGGAATTGTTCTGACATATCACATATTGATTCTGTTGTGTTTGATGGTATGGCCATTATACAGATGTTGCAACCAAGGATGTCAAAAGCCACTTACCAGCAAATGGCTGAAGCATTTTGGGATCACATCCTAAGACTGAGTGCAGgtgttttaaatgtacatgttgttttTGACAGGTATGATGAGAACAGCTTGAAGATGCAAACTCGAGAAAAACGTGGTGAGAATGTATTATCGATTGCCCCTGTCTCAATCCAGCCCAACATGGTCATTGGAGATTGGAAACGTGTCCTGACTAGTAGCAGGTCCAGTTCTGAACTAACGAAGCTATTTACAATGTATGTTGCTGCTAATTCTCATGTCCTTCTTCTTGATGGTGTAGAGGTCTTTGTCTCAGGTGGTCTCTATGACAAAGTACTTAGAATGACAAATGAGTATGTAGCGTATGACAAATCCCTTTTCTCCACACAGGAAGAGGCTGATACTAGGATGTTGCTGCATCTTGTACATGCCGCCTCTGAAGGTGCAAAGAATGCTGTCTTATTCAGTCCCGACACAGATGTCCTGGTactacttgttcaccattatagtTGCCTTGGATTGTCAGAGTTGTACTTTAGAACAGGCACTAAGGGCATGCACTCTGATAATACAAGGTACATCAAAGTACATACAATACATTCAAAATTGCTACCAGCTAACAGATCTATCCTGCTGACTGTCTATTGCATGACAGGGTGCGACACATGTTCCGCCTTCTATGGCATTGGAAAGAAAAAGGCGTATAATATTCTCTGTCAACATGCTGCCAATCTTTCGGGGCTTGCCAGTCTTGGAGAAACAACCGAAATTAACCAAACACAGATATCGGCAGCTACCTATTTCGTCGGACTTCTTTATGGTCATGACAAATGTCTGTCTTTGAACTTACTTAGACGGTTTCTTGTTCAAGCTGGCAAGGTAAAGCCAAGAAAACTGCCTCCCACAAGTAACAGCTTCTTGTTACATTTGTTGAGATGCGTGTACCAACTCTACATTTGGAGAAATGCATTAACACCTTATGTTGATTTGCCTGATCCATTAGATTTTGGGTACACTAAGTCTGGATCTGGATTGTACACTCCCCAATTCATGTCACAACCAATGTCTCCCCCAGAGCTCCTCAATGACATGGTGTGCACGTGTGATAATCAGTGCAAGGATGATTGTGTTTGTTCCTCAAATGAACAACCTTGCACATCAGCATGTCAGTGTGAAGGGTCATTGGACAGTCAAAGTATATGCCAAAATCTTTTTACAATGCTGGCAAACATTTGTAGTGATGATGAGGATGATATATAA